Proteins from a genomic interval of Amycolatopsis sp. cg13:
- the cydB gene encoding cytochrome d ubiquinol oxidase subunit II — MTLETLWFAIVALFWLGYLFLEGFDFGVGMLLPVLGKTNTERRVLVNTIGPVWDGNEVWLIVAAGATFAAFPGWYASLFSGAYLPLLIVLIALIGRGVAFEYRGKVDSERWRRVWDRVIIIGSWVPPLGVGLLLATTVLGLPLDAQGNRVGSPFESVRWDTLLGAVAIVGFSLVHGAAFLALKTTGDLRERARTLALRILPVGLAPLVAFLVVVQVREGKLWTLISLVIVVLAAAVAWLRLHADRDGQAFAALAVVITGAAVTFFGALYPNVLPSTLDPVHSLTIMNTAVSHYTLTVMTWVGAFGAPAVLIYQGWTYWVFRKRIGVQHIPAAH; from the coding sequence ATGACACTCGAAACGCTGTGGTTCGCGATCGTCGCGCTGTTCTGGCTGGGGTACCTCTTCCTCGAAGGATTCGACTTCGGCGTCGGGATGCTGCTGCCGGTCCTCGGGAAAACGAACACCGAGCGGCGCGTCCTCGTCAACACGATCGGGCCGGTCTGGGACGGCAACGAGGTCTGGCTGATCGTCGCGGCCGGGGCGACCTTCGCGGCGTTCCCCGGCTGGTACGCGTCGCTTTTCTCCGGCGCGTACCTCCCGCTGCTGATCGTCCTCATCGCGCTCATCGGGCGCGGCGTCGCGTTCGAGTACCGCGGCAAGGTCGACTCCGAACGCTGGCGGCGCGTCTGGGACCGCGTGATCATCATCGGTTCCTGGGTCCCGCCGCTGGGCGTCGGGCTGCTGCTCGCGACCACCGTCCTCGGCCTGCCGCTCGACGCGCAGGGCAACCGCGTCGGGTCGCCGTTCGAGTCGGTCCGGTGGGACACGCTGCTTGGCGCGGTCGCCATCGTCGGGTTCTCGCTCGTGCACGGCGCGGCGTTCCTCGCCCTGAAAACCACCGGTGACCTGCGCGAACGTGCGCGCACCCTGGCGCTGCGCATCCTCCCGGTCGGGCTGGCGCCGCTGGTCGCGTTCCTGGTGGTCGTCCAGGTCCGCGAAGGCAAACTGTGGACGCTCATCTCGCTGGTGATCGTCGTCCTCGCCGCGGCGGTGGCGTGGCTGCGGCTGCACGCCGACCGCGACGGACAGGCCTTCGCCGCGCTCGCGGTCGTCATCACGGGCGCCGCGGTGACCTTCTTCGGCGCGCTCTACCCGAACGTCCTTCCGTCCACATTGGACCCCGTGCACTCGCTGACCATCATGAACACCGCGGTCAGCCACTACACGCTCACAGTGATGACGTGGGTTGGCGCGTTCGGAGCGCCGGCGGTGCTGATCTACCAAGGCTGGACCTACTGGGTTTTCCGCAAGCGCATCGGCGTCCAGCACATCCCGGCGGCGCACTGA
- a CDS encoding cytochrome ubiquinol oxidase subunit I: MDVLELARWQFGITTVYHFLMVPLTIGLSVLVAAMQTAWVRTGKLRHLKMTKFWGKLLLVNFAMGVVTGIVQEFQFGMSWSAYSRFVGDVFGAPLAMEGLLAFFVESVFLGLWIFGWDRLPKRVHLACAWAFSLATMASAYFILAANSWMQHPVGVEFVNGKPTMNSIGAVLTNNTALAAIPHTLAGAFSVAAAFLVGVAGWHLWRKRSSSDEHRDVWRSSLRLGSWVGIVAFAVLAITGDAQGKLMFEQQPMKMASAEALCHTEKPASFSIIAIGDVANANCEDVKTFNVPALLSFLAHNDFSTEVKGVENLVSEYQAKYGTNYPNDPALGSLAGKPIDYVPSLPVTYWGFRIMIGFGAISAGIGLLALWLTRRGRIPGGRWFPLMVLGGIATPFIGNSAGWIFTEMGRQPFVVAPNPTGVEGMWMFTAQAVSKLTVGEILTSLISLTVLYAVLGVVELYLMRKYIRGGVDAVMPPAASSDSKDSDGSDDSDDQALSFAY, encoded by the coding sequence GTGGATGTCCTTGAGCTCGCGCGGTGGCAGTTCGGCATCACCACCGTCTACCACTTCCTGATGGTCCCGCTGACCATCGGACTTTCGGTGCTGGTCGCGGCCATGCAGACGGCATGGGTGCGCACCGGCAAGCTGCGGCACCTCAAGATGACGAAGTTCTGGGGCAAGCTGCTGCTCGTCAACTTCGCCATGGGCGTCGTGACCGGGATCGTGCAGGAGTTCCAGTTCGGGATGAGCTGGAGCGCCTACTCCCGGTTCGTCGGCGACGTGTTCGGCGCGCCGCTCGCCATGGAAGGCCTCCTCGCGTTCTTCGTCGAATCGGTCTTCCTCGGGCTGTGGATCTTCGGCTGGGACCGGCTGCCCAAGCGTGTGCACCTGGCCTGTGCCTGGGCGTTCTCGCTGGCCACGATGGCTTCGGCGTATTTCATCCTCGCCGCGAACTCGTGGATGCAGCATCCGGTGGGCGTCGAGTTCGTGAACGGTAAGCCGACGATGAACTCGATCGGCGCGGTGCTCACGAACAACACCGCGCTCGCCGCGATCCCGCACACGCTGGCCGGCGCGTTCTCGGTGGCGGCGGCGTTCCTGGTCGGCGTGGCCGGATGGCATCTGTGGCGGAAGCGTTCGTCTTCGGACGAGCACCGGGACGTCTGGCGCTCGTCGCTGCGCCTCGGCAGCTGGGTCGGCATCGTGGCGTTCGCGGTGCTGGCGATCACCGGCGACGCGCAGGGCAAGCTGATGTTCGAGCAGCAGCCGATGAAGATGGCGTCGGCGGAAGCGTTGTGCCACACGGAAAAGCCGGCGAGCTTCTCGATCATCGCGATCGGCGACGTGGCTAACGCCAACTGCGAGGACGTGAAGACGTTCAACGTGCCCGCGCTGCTGTCTTTCCTGGCGCACAACGACTTCTCGACCGAGGTCAAGGGCGTGGAGAACCTGGTTTCGGAATACCAGGCGAAATACGGCACGAACTACCCGAACGACCCGGCGCTCGGCTCGCTGGCCGGCAAGCCGATCGACTACGTGCCCAGTCTGCCGGTGACGTATTGGGGCTTCCGGATCATGATCGGCTTCGGTGCGATCTCGGCGGGCATCGGCCTGCTGGCCCTGTGGCTCACCCGGCGCGGCCGAATTCCTGGCGGACGCTGGTTCCCGCTGATGGTGCTGGGCGGCATCGCGACGCCGTTCATCGGCAACAGCGCTGGCTGGATCTTCACGGAGATGGGCCGGCAGCCGTTCGTGGTCGCGCCCAATCCGACCGGCGTCGAGGGCATGTGGATGTTCACCGCGCAGGCGGTTTCGAAGCTGACGGTCGGCGAGATTTTGACGTCGCTGATCTCACTGACGGTGCTGTACGCGGTGCTGGGTGTGGTGGAGCTGTACCTGATGCGCAAGTACATCCGGGGCGGGGTGGACGCGGTGATGCCGCCCGCTGCCTCTTCTGACTCCAAAGACTCGGACGGTTCGGATGATTCCGATGACCAGGCGCTTTCGTTCGCCTACTGA
- the cutA gene encoding divalent-cation tolerance protein CutA, producing MSADHVVVITTVDSEAAARTIAASAIEARLAACAQIVGPITSVFRWEDEVQTAAEWRVECKTAADRSGALEEFLNVRHPYDLPEVVVTPIVGGSPRYLSWLVEETR from the coding sequence ATGTCTGCTGACCACGTCGTCGTCATCACCACCGTCGACTCCGAGGCCGCCGCGCGCACCATCGCCGCGAGCGCCATCGAGGCCCGGCTCGCCGCGTGCGCCCAGATCGTGGGGCCGATCACCAGCGTTTTCCGGTGGGAGGACGAGGTGCAGACGGCGGCCGAATGGCGGGTCGAGTGCAAGACGGCCGCGGACCGGTCCGGCGCGCTGGAGGAGTTCCTGAACGTGCGGCATCCGTACGACTTGCCCGAGGTCGTCGTCACGCCGATCGTCGGCGGCAGCCCGCGGTACCTGTCGTGGCTCGTGGAGGAGACGCGCTAG
- a CDS encoding TMEM165/GDT1 family protein, with the protein MSPALIALFSAFGLVLAVELPDKTLVATLVLTTRFRAWPVFAGVCVAFAVQCVIAVAFGSLLTLLPETLVSVLVAAMFGVGAFLLLREGFSEGSEAGEDASRSGPGPVSFLRSALTSFGVLFAAEWGDASQLATAGLVARLGNPFAVGVGAFAALVSVAGLAVFIGSKIRDRIRPKLIQRVAGFVFAGFAAFALAQLLW; encoded by the coding sequence ATGTCTCCCGCATTGATCGCTCTGTTCAGCGCGTTCGGCCTGGTACTGGCCGTCGAGCTGCCGGACAAGACGCTCGTCGCGACCCTCGTGCTCACCACCCGTTTCCGCGCCTGGCCGGTATTCGCCGGAGTATGCGTGGCATTCGCCGTGCAATGCGTGATCGCGGTCGCTTTCGGCAGTCTGCTCACGCTCTTGCCGGAAACCCTTGTTTCGGTGCTGGTCGCCGCGATGTTCGGCGTCGGCGCGTTCCTGCTGCTGCGCGAGGGCTTCAGCGAAGGCAGCGAAGCGGGCGAGGACGCCTCCCGCTCCGGCCCCGGGCCGGTTTCGTTCCTGCGCTCCGCGCTCACGTCGTTCGGCGTGCTCTTCGCCGCCGAGTGGGGCGACGCCTCGCAGCTGGCGACCGCCGGTCTCGTCGCCCGCCTCGGCAACCCGTTCGCGGTCGGGGTCGGCGCGTTCGCCGCGCTGGTGTCGGTCGCCGGGCTGGCGGTGTTCATCGGCTCCAAGATCCGCGACCGGATCCGGCCCAAGCTGATCCAGCGGGTCGCCGGGTTCGTGTTCGCCGGTTTCGCCGCGTTCGCGCTGGCCCAGCTGCTCTGGTAA
- a CDS encoding DUF998 domain-containing protein has translation MPTPSRAAVSPVSPVHGRLALVGIGAAVLIATDLHLRLSAQISPIWQTLSEYVYGRLGDHSAARLFAFMCLALALGSLALLAGLVKARRSPAVVLLLGVWCAGLTICATVPVDPNGEARSFDGQLHNAAALTAFLALPTAAWLLTRRGGRACPWEPRRTTIRWLAAASFASVAVVLGGFVFTLITGPAQQEVTLGLFERLLFTVDLALLLTMVRPLVAASRR, from the coding sequence GTGCCGACCCCTTCCCGCGCCGCCGTATCGCCGGTTTCGCCGGTGCACGGCAGGCTCGCGCTAGTCGGCATCGGGGCGGCCGTGCTCATCGCGACGGATCTGCACCTGCGGCTCTCCGCGCAAATCAGCCCGATCTGGCAGACGCTGTCGGAGTACGTCTACGGCAGGCTCGGCGACCACTCGGCCGCGCGGCTGTTCGCCTTCATGTGCCTGGCCCTCGCGCTGGGTTCGCTGGCGTTGCTGGCCGGGCTCGTCAAGGCTCGCCGCTCGCCCGCGGTCGTCCTCCTGCTCGGCGTCTGGTGCGCCGGCCTCACGATCTGCGCGACAGTCCCCGTCGACCCGAACGGCGAAGCCCGTTCCTTCGACGGCCAGCTGCACAACGCCGCCGCCCTCACCGCGTTCCTCGCGCTCCCCACGGCCGCCTGGCTGCTGACCCGGCGCGGCGGTCGCGCGTGCCCGTGGGAGCCGCGCCGCACCACGATCCGCTGGCTGGCCGCCGCGAGTTTCGCCAGCGTGGCGGTGGTGCTGGGCGGTTTCGTGTTCACCCTGATCACCGGGCCCGCGCAGCAGGAAGTGACGCTCGGGCTGTTCGAGCGGCTGCTGTTCACGGTGGACCTGGCGCTGCTGCTGACCATGGTCCGGCCGCTCGTCGCCGCGTCCCGCCGCTAG
- a CDS encoding helix-turn-helix domain-containing protein, with the protein MSTEGSLTLDRGLALLQAVADSGEQAATISELAVTIGASRAAVYRLLVPLAERGLIWRDGTKVRLGVGVLRLAGQVLPQLREAARPVLRELAEKVGATAHLTVAQGDHAQAVAVVEPSWTSYHVAYRVGSRHALAAGAAGRAMALRPGGTDKWAVSTGEIEAGASGVAAPVRGVPGLRASVGVISLEPLASDEVGPLAVAAAVKLAEVLRT; encoded by the coding sequence GTGAGCACGGAGGGGTCGCTGACCCTCGACCGCGGTCTGGCGCTGCTGCAGGCAGTGGCCGATTCGGGCGAGCAGGCGGCGACCATCTCCGAACTCGCGGTGACCATCGGCGCGAGCCGCGCGGCGGTGTACCGGCTGCTCGTCCCGTTGGCCGAACGCGGCCTGATCTGGCGAGACGGCACCAAGGTGCGGCTCGGCGTCGGAGTGCTGCGGCTGGCCGGTCAGGTGCTGCCACAGCTGCGCGAGGCCGCGCGGCCGGTGTTGCGCGAGCTGGCCGAGAAGGTCGGCGCTACGGCGCATCTGACGGTCGCGCAGGGCGATCACGCGCAGGCGGTCGCGGTGGTCGAGCCGTCGTGGACGAGTTATCACGTGGCTTACCGGGTCGGCAGCAGGCACGCGCTCGCTGCCGGTGCGGCCGGGCGGGCGATGGCGTTGCGGCCCGGGGGCACTGACAAGTGGGCCGTTTCGACGGGCGAGATCGAGGCTGGTGCTTCGGGGGTGGCCGCGCCGGTGCGCGGGGTGCCTGGGCTGCGGGCGAGCGTCGGGGTGATCTCGCTGGAGCCGTTGGCTTCGGACGAGGTCGGGCCGCTGGCGGTGGCGGCGGCGGTGAAGCTGGCCGAGGTGCTGCGGACCTAG
- a CDS encoding DUF2470 domain-containing protein — MTEAPVSVRRPPAPNPAERAKTIATRGGPATIMPTVESAGCEAERVEPVLHHVHHSGSVSILLPDEHPMVCASRQAQRGELAVMVELADHAPVALREPVRGLLWITGWLRPLTAVSARARAVSIAEQRPDHRLLDVGHGLTLLRLTPASLVLADAEGTHSLRPHMFSAAPPDPFHDYEADWLRHLESDHPDVVEQLARHLPADLRGGRIRPLGLDRYGLRLRVESAAGDHDVRLAFSRTVDSPPQLAAELRRLLGCPFLRHQHGED, encoded by the coding sequence GTGACCGAGGCACCCGTATCCGTGCGCCGCCCGCCCGCGCCGAACCCCGCCGAACGCGCCAAGACGATCGCGACCCGAGGCGGCCCGGCGACGATCATGCCGACCGTCGAAAGCGCCGGCTGCGAAGCCGAACGCGTCGAGCCCGTCCTGCATCACGTGCACCACAGCGGAAGCGTCAGCATTCTTCTGCCGGACGAGCACCCGATGGTGTGCGCGTCCCGGCAGGCTCAGCGCGGCGAGCTCGCCGTCATGGTCGAGCTCGCCGACCACGCCCCGGTAGCGCTGCGGGAACCGGTCCGCGGCCTGCTGTGGATCACCGGATGGCTCCGGCCGCTGACGGCGGTGTCGGCCCGCGCGCGTGCGGTGTCGATCGCCGAACAGCGGCCGGACCACCGGCTCCTCGACGTCGGTCACGGCCTCACGCTGCTCCGGCTGACCCCGGCGTCGCTGGTACTGGCCGACGCGGAGGGCACGCATTCGCTGCGGCCGCACATGTTCAGCGCGGCCCCGCCGGACCCGTTCCACGACTACGAGGCCGACTGGCTGCGGCACCTGGAAAGCGACCATCCGGACGTGGTGGAACAACTGGCCCGGCACCTGCCCGCGGACCTGCGCGGCGGCCGGATCCGCCCGCTCGGCCTCGACCGGTACGGCCTGCGCCTGCGCGTCGAATCGGCGGCGGGCGACCACGACGTCCGCCTCGCGTTCTCCCGGACAGTCGACAGCCCGCCGCAGCTGGCGGCGGAACTGCGGCGGCTGCTCGGCTGCCCGTTCCTGCGCCACCAGCACGGCGAGGACTGA
- a CDS encoding PPOX class F420-dependent oxidoreductase, translating into MPRTIATNTKVERAELVAFLKQRHHAILVTTRADGRPQLSPNTCGVDDEGRIVIATYPKRAKAVNLRRNSQVSVCVLSDEWNGPWVQVDGTAEVIDLPDSVEPLVDYFRSISGEHPNWDEYREAMRKQGKSLIRITIDRWGPIATGGFPPELADD; encoded by the coding sequence ATGCCGAGGACTATCGCCACCAACACGAAGGTCGAGCGCGCCGAGCTGGTCGCGTTCCTCAAGCAGCGGCACCACGCGATCCTGGTGACCACCCGCGCCGACGGACGGCCGCAGCTGTCCCCGAACACGTGCGGCGTCGACGACGAGGGCCGGATCGTCATCGCGACGTATCCGAAGCGCGCGAAGGCGGTGAACCTCCGGCGCAACTCCCAGGTGTCGGTGTGCGTGCTGTCGGACGAGTGGAACGGCCCGTGGGTGCAGGTCGACGGGACCGCGGAGGTGATCGACCTGCCGGATTCGGTCGAGCCGCTGGTCGACTACTTCCGCAGCATCTCCGGCGAGCACCCCAACTGGGACGAGTACCGCGAGGCCATGCGCAAGCAGGGCAAGAGCCTGATCCGGATCACGATCGACCGCTGGGGCCCGATCGCCACGGGCGGCTTCCCTCCGGAGCTGGCGGACGACTGA
- a CDS encoding CPBP family intramembrane glutamic endopeptidase produces the protein MRTTERSGGPSGLRSWLNPALPAFPAPITDARERRAVKIELVLVFGITLGLSGARSLLSLVDSLLRPTPLAQQQVQLNVPRAAASLLDLLQQLLSAAQLIGWGGLGLYLLWRAGLKLREIGLSRRIRPDALITVGIAALIGIPGLALYFISYHLGFSLAVQPSTLGDTWWRPIALTLSAFGNAFAEEVLVIGYLLTRLRQLGVRENASLFGAAVLRGSYHLYQGFGGFVGNLVMGLVFGRVWQRTNRLWPLIAAHTLFDVVSFVGYSLLKGRLSWLP, from the coding sequence ATGCGCACCACAGAGCGTTCCGGAGGGCCATCGGGCCTGCGTTCCTGGCTCAATCCGGCACTTCCGGCGTTCCCGGCTCCGATCACCGACGCCCGCGAGCGGCGCGCGGTCAAGATCGAGCTGGTCCTCGTCTTCGGCATCACCCTCGGGCTGTCCGGTGCGCGCAGTCTGCTGTCCCTTGTGGACTCTCTGCTGCGCCCGACCCCGTTGGCGCAGCAGCAAGTCCAGCTCAACGTCCCGCGCGCCGCCGCGAGCCTGCTGGACCTGCTCCAGCAACTGCTGAGCGCCGCGCAGCTGATCGGCTGGGGCGGGCTCGGGCTGTACCTGCTGTGGCGGGCCGGGCTGAAACTGCGGGAAATCGGCCTGAGCCGCCGCATCCGCCCCGACGCGCTCATCACCGTCGGAATCGCCGCGCTGATCGGCATTCCCGGGCTCGCGCTGTACTTCATCTCCTATCACCTCGGCTTCAGCCTCGCGGTGCAACCGTCCACTTTGGGCGATACCTGGTGGCGGCCGATCGCGCTGACGCTTTCCGCGTTCGGCAACGCTTTCGCCGAGGAAGTGCTCGTGATCGGCTATCTGCTCACGCGGCTGCGGCAACTCGGCGTGCGCGAGAACGCGTCGCTGTTCGGCGCGGCGGTACTTCGCGGTTCCTACCACCTGTACCAAGGGTTCGGCGGGTTCGTCGGCAACCTCGTGATGGGCCTGGTGTTCGGCCGCGTGTGGCAGCGGACCAACCGGCTGTGGCCGCTCATCGCCGCGCATACTTTGTTCGATGTGGTGTCCTTCGTCGGCTATTCGTTGCTGAAAGGCCGTCTTTCCTGGCTCCCGTGA
- a CDS encoding arginine deiminase — protein MDSEVGPLRAVLLHRPGNELKRLTPRNNDKLLFDSIPWVSRAQQEHDAFADVLRGRGVEVLLLADVLRTALEDQRAHAAGVHAAVDDRRLGNDLADSLRSHLTSVDAPTLAEVLMAGMTFEELPSAEGASLVRMMHNPRDFAVDPLPNLLFTRDSSAWIGDRVAISSLTMPARRRETALLDLIYAYHPRFRHAARAYGAHSAPIEGGDVMLLAPGVVAIGVGERTTPAGAESLARSVFADGLAHTVVAVPIEQSRATMHLDTVCTMVDVDAVVMYPLARDSLTAFTIKPTGDGGVKVAGPTPFLEAAAEAMEIDRLRVIDTGLDPVTAEREQWDDGNNTLALAPGVVVGYERNAETNERLTEAGIEVLPITGSELGSGRGGPRCMSCPVRRDPPPKRH, from the coding sequence GTGGACAGCGAAGTCGGGCCGCTGCGGGCAGTCCTGTTGCACCGGCCGGGAAACGAGCTGAAACGGCTCACTCCCCGCAACAACGACAAGCTTCTTTTCGACTCCATCCCGTGGGTGAGCCGCGCGCAGCAGGAGCACGACGCGTTCGCCGACGTCCTGCGCGGCCGCGGCGTCGAGGTACTGCTGCTGGCCGACGTTCTCCGCACCGCGCTGGAAGATCAGCGTGCGCACGCCGCCGGTGTCCATGCCGCGGTGGACGACCGGCGTCTCGGCAACGACCTCGCGGATTCGCTGAGGTCACACCTGACGAGCGTCGACGCGCCCACGCTCGCCGAGGTCCTGATGGCGGGCATGACGTTCGAGGAGCTGCCGTCCGCCGAGGGCGCGTCGCTGGTGCGGATGATGCACAACCCGCGCGACTTCGCCGTCGATCCGTTGCCCAATCTGCTCTTCACCCGCGATTCGTCGGCGTGGATCGGCGACCGCGTCGCGATCTCGTCGCTGACCATGCCCGCGCGCCGGCGGGAGACAGCGCTGCTCGACCTGATCTACGCCTACCATCCGCGATTCCGCCACGCCGCCCGCGCTTACGGCGCGCATTCCGCGCCGATCGAAGGCGGCGACGTGATGCTGCTGGCCCCCGGTGTCGTCGCGATCGGCGTCGGCGAACGCACCACTCCGGCCGGCGCCGAATCGCTCGCCCGTTCCGTATTCGCCGACGGACTCGCGCATACCGTCGTCGCGGTGCCGATCGAACAATCGCGCGCGACGATGCATCTCGACACCGTATGCACGATGGTCGATGTCGATGCCGTCGTAATGTATCCGCTCGCCCGCGATTCCCTGACCGCGTTCACCATCAAGCCGACTGGCGACGGCGGCGTGAAAGTCGCCGGCCCGACGCCATTCCTCGAAGCCGCCGCGGAGGCGATGGAGATCGACCGGCTGCGGGTGATCGACACCGGCCTCGACCCGGTCACCGCGGAGCGCGAACAGTGGGACGACGGCAACAACACGCTGGCACTGGCCCCGGGCGTGGTCGTGGGGTACGAACGCAACGCGGAGACCAACGAACGGCTCACCGAGGCGGGAATCGAGGTGCTGCCGATCACCGGGTCCGAGCTGGGATCCGGACGCGGCGGCCCGCGCTGCATGTCGTGCCCGGTGCGCCGCGATCCCCCGCCGAAGCGGCACTGA
- a CDS encoding ferritin — protein sequence MAATKKEPRSKFYELLQAQIHNEFNASQQYIALAVWFDNEDLPQLAKHFYKQSVEERNHAMALVQYMLDRDHHVEIPGTGQVRNDFSSPLELIELALEQEKEVAADISALAKAARAEEDYISEQFTQWFLKEQVEEISQMSTLVTVARRAGDNVYEIEKFLHREAVGDAGADAGMPPVAGGAL from the coding sequence ATGGCCGCTACGAAGAAAGAACCGCGCTCTAAGTTCTACGAACTGCTGCAGGCGCAGATCCACAACGAGTTCAACGCCTCCCAGCAGTACATCGCGCTCGCGGTCTGGTTCGACAACGAGGACCTTCCGCAGCTCGCGAAGCACTTCTACAAGCAGTCCGTCGAGGAGCGCAATCACGCGATGGCGCTCGTCCAGTACATGCTCGACCGGGACCACCACGTCGAGATCCCCGGCACCGGCCAGGTGCGCAACGACTTCTCCTCCCCGCTCGAGCTGATCGAGCTCGCCCTGGAGCAGGAGAAGGAGGTCGCCGCCGACATCTCCGCGCTCGCGAAGGCCGCCCGGGCCGAGGAGGACTACATCAGCGAGCAGTTCACCCAGTGGTTCCTCAAGGAGCAGGTCGAGGAGATCTCCCAGATGTCGACGCTGGTCACGGTCGCGCGCCGCGCGGGTGACAACGTCTACGAGATCGAGAAGTTCCTGCACCGCGAGGCCGTCGGCGACGCCGGCGCGGACGCCGGAATGCCCCCGGTCGCGGGTGGCGCGCTGTAG
- a CDS encoding dihydrofolate reductase family protein, translated as MRSISVILSTTLDGVVQGPGRSDEDTQDGFDLGGWGNGYGDDVMAREMGKGMDRPGDMLFGRRTWEDFATAWGPRTDGNVFTAHMNAATKYVVSTTLDNAGAWQNSVLLRGSAVETVAELKASPGKDLAIIGSVSLVRSLHAAGLVDTYTLLIHPLTLGKGARLFEGPAPLTKFTLVGSVATTTGVLIAHYARH; from the coding sequence ATGCGTTCGATCAGCGTCATCCTGAGCACCACCCTCGACGGCGTCGTGCAAGGCCCCGGTCGCAGCGATGAGGACACCCAGGACGGATTCGACCTGGGCGGCTGGGGCAACGGCTACGGCGACGACGTTATGGCGCGCGAGATGGGAAAGGGCATGGACCGGCCTGGGGACATGCTGTTCGGCCGGCGTACCTGGGAGGACTTCGCCACCGCGTGGGGGCCGCGCACGGACGGGAACGTGTTCACCGCGCACATGAACGCTGCGACGAAGTACGTCGTCTCCACCACCCTCGACAACGCCGGCGCCTGGCAGAACTCGGTGCTGCTGCGCGGCTCGGCGGTGGAGACTGTGGCTGAGCTGAAAGCCTCGCCCGGCAAGGATCTCGCGATCATCGGCAGCGTTTCGCTCGTGCGCTCGCTGCACGCCGCCGGACTGGTCGACACCTACACGTTGCTGATCCACCCGCTGACGCTCGGCAAGGGCGCGCGGCTGTTCGAAGGACCCGCGCCGCTGACCAAGTTCACGCTCGTCGGAAGCGTCGCGACCACCACCGGCGTGCTCATCGCGCACTACGCGCGGCACTGA